AAGATGATGCAAAAGCAGTTTGAGGTTAACAGTCTAGAAGTGGAAATCCCGAAAGCATTTCCCCTCCCTCACCATGCCACCATTCAGCAGATAAGGATTCAGTTTTGTCTAAGAAAAAAGCACTGGGTCTTCCTCATCATCTATAAAGTGGATGAAGCGAAACCGAAAACCTCTCTCCATGTGATGGCCATTGATCTAGGCTTAGACAACCTAGCGGCTATTACCTTCTCTCACCACACCGATAACTACGTGATCTGTGGCAAATCCTTAAAGGCGGTGAACGGGTATGTCAACAAAGAAATCGCTAGATGTCAAAGCATTCGGATGAAGCAAGTGGCCCATCAAGCATTCAAACCCACCAAACAAATCCAACACCTACGGATAAAGCGCGATCATTACATCACCAACACCTTACATCAAGCGAGCCAGTACATCGTCAAGCTAGCTGAACAATACGATGTAGGGACCATCGTTATTGGGGATATGAAGGGAGTCAAACAAACGAATCAAGCGAAGACGTTTGTTCAAGTTCCCATACAACGCTTAGCCAAGATGATCAAGTATAAGGCTAACATGCGCGGTATAAAAACGGTCTATCAACAAGAGCGTTTCACAAGCGGTGTCAGTGCCTTAGATTTGGAACCGATCAATCGACACACATACAACCCGAAACGCCGACTAAAGCGAGGATTGTTCCGCTCGAATACGGGAACCCTTATGAATGCCGACATTAATGGTTCGTTGAACATCATGCGACTGTATCTGAAAGAAAAAGGTACTCCCAAACTGATAAAGAAAGAGGAACATCAGCTAAGAACCGCCCGTCCTGGGCGAACGCTGATGCCAGCCCATCCATGGGCAAGTAGGGATAATGGATGTGTGAGCCATCCACAAAGAATAAGGGTTGCCTAGTCCACTAGGACAAGGTGGAAACGTAAGACCAATCTTCTTTGAAAGAAATTCCTGGTTTTTATAACAGGAAGCCCCCACTTCAAATGCGTTAGCATTAAGTGGTGGGTAGTTCACTCATGGATTATCCAAGTTCTTAGATGGAATTTCAAATACAGTAGGCTTCTTTGACTTCATGGGAATCCCCAGGTTTATGGCTTATGTGGTGGCGGTCATTGAATTAATAGGGGGACTTGCCTTAGTTCTTGGACTTGGAACACGCATTGTTTCTGCCTTGTTTGCAATTATTATGCTAGGAGCTATCTTTATTGTTAAAATTCCAGCTGGCTTTCTAGGTGATGGTCAATCAGCAGGCTATGAGCTAGATCTTACTTACTAGCAGCTTCAACTTATTTCATTCTTGCAGACAGATCGAAGCTATTGTTAGATCATAAGCTTTTTCAATCATAAAGGTGAGTCAGCTTGAGTGATTGAATGTCAAAATGTATAGATTAATATTGGATCATCAAATGGTGGCTACTTACTTGTAAGCCATCATTTTTCTTTTCACCCCTCTTTACAAAGTTAAGTTTTATGTATAATATATGTTATATATCAAATGATATATATTAATTGTTATATATTAAATATTGTTGTTTACAGATGAAAATTAGTTCATACAAATTTGAAATAACAAGGAGTGAATAGATATATGCCACCCAAGAAAAAGTTCTCTGAAGAGCAAATTATAGAAGCAGCGTTTGAAATTGCGAAAACAGAAGGGATGGAAAGCATTACGATAAGAAAAGTAGCTGAACAATTAGGAAGCTCAATTGCGCCAATTTACGTGAATTTTACGGACGTGGAAGATCTTATTAAAGCTGTGATGAAAAAGATTGTGCAGCTAAGTCAGCAAATGCTACAAGAACAAAACTCTGGGAATGCCTTTAAAGACATAGGGATGGCTAGTCTACAATTTGCTGAAGAATACCCTAACCTCTTCCGGGATTTTGTCATGAAACCAAATGAGTACCTTGGAGATTACGATCAAGATATGGGGACAGAACTAGTCGCTCATATGAAAACTGATCCGGACCTTGAAGGATTTACTGATGAGGAGATCCACATGATTTTATTTAAGATGAGAGCTTTTCAAATGGGGCTCACCATTATGGTGGCTAATCAATTACTTCCAAAAGAATTTAATAGAGAAAAAGGGATAGAAATCTTAGATAGTATGGCTGAGGATGTTTTGACGGCAACTCGATTGCGTAAGAAATAAAGTAATAGCAGGAATGTATTCTTTACTCGTAACTTTAGGGGGTTAGATAATGAGTAATCAAGTATTAAATGGTCAACAATTGGATGAAAGCTTTCTCAAAAAAACTGTAAGCCAAATGATTAACAAAAGAAACAACTTTGGAGCCGTGCTTTGTGTTGAACATGGTGATGATTATTCTTGGATTGGGTCAGCTGGCAATATAAAGGATGAGGACCAATACTTTATCGCTAGTGTTACAAAGCTATACGTTACAGCAGTTGTCTTAAAATTACGGGTGGAAAAGAAGTTGAACTTAGAGGATCATATATCCTCCTATCTATCTGAGGAAATTTTACGTGGTATTCATATGCTGAATGGGGTGGATTACTCTAAGGAGCTTACCATTAAACATTTGATCTCTAATACATCAGGACTACCTGATTATTTTGCTTATAAACAACCTGGTGGGTCAACAGTTGCTACAGAGCTCTTTAAAGGAATAGATCGGAGTTGGACACTAGAAGAAACACTTGCTTTAATTAGGGAATTAAAGCCGAACTTTATACCAGGTCAAAAAGGTAAGGTGAATT
This region of Bacillus horti genomic DNA includes:
- a CDS encoding DoxX family protein produces the protein MSNTVGFFDFMGIPRFMAYVVAVIELIGGLALVLGLGTRIVSALFAIIMLGAIFIVKIPAGFLGDGQSAGYELDLTY
- a CDS encoding TetR/AcrR family transcriptional regulator; translation: MPPKKKFSEEQIIEAAFEIAKTEGMESITIRKVAEQLGSSIAPIYVNFTDVEDLIKAVMKKIVQLSQQMLQEQNSGNAFKDIGMASLQFAEEYPNLFRDFVMKPNEYLGDYDQDMGTELVAHMKTDPDLEGFTDEEIHMILFKMRAFQMGLTIMVANQLLPKEFNREKGIEILDSMAEDVLTATRLRKK